GCCACGCGCCGGTAAGCCGAAGGTGCGTGAACGATAGCCGTCGTGGTCGAGGAGCAGCTCACACCCGGCCTACGGCCCGTCACCAGCGTCGCGTCTCGCCGTGCTTCAGGATCCACAGGCGCTCGGCGTCGAGGCCGAGCCGGCGCGCCTCCGCCTCGAGGCGCTTGGGCGGCTCCTCGATCGGCTCCTCGGCGAGGTCGAAGGTGCCCCAGTGGATCGGGACGATGCGCCGGCCGCGGACGTCGGCGAGCACCCGCAGCGCCTCCTCGGGCGACGTGTGGCTCGGCTTCATGATCGTGGCCGGCAGGTAGGCGCCGATCGGGATCGCGGCGAGGTCGAAGGGGCCGAGCCGCGCGCCGATCTCCTTGAGCCCGTCGTAGTAGGCCGTGTCCCCGGCGAAGTAGAGGCGCTTCGACCGGCCGGCGACCGTGAAGCCGCTCCAGAGGCGGCGGTTCCTGTCGAAGAGGCCGCGCCCGGAGAAGTGCTGCGCGGGCACGCACGTGAAGGTGAGCCCGCGCACCGTCCGGCCGTCCCACCAGTCGAGCTCCTCGACGTCGGTGATGCCGCGCTGGGCGAGCCAGGCCTTGATCCCGAGCGGCACCAGGAAGTGGGGCCGGTGGGTCGCGGCGAGCCGCCGGACCGTCGCGTCGTCGAGGTGGTCGTAGTGGTCGTGCGAGATGATCACGACATGGATCGGCGGCAGGTCCTCGAAGCGGAGCCCCGGCGGAGTCACGCGCTTGGGCCCCGCGAAGCCGACGGGGCTCGCGCGCGCCGACCAGTGCGGGTCGGTGAGGACGTTGACGCCGTCGAGCTGGACCAGCAGCGTCGCGTGGCCGACCCAGGTCACCGTGTCGGCGCCGGCGGGCCCGCGGATCGTCGCCAGGTCGCTCGCGATGACGGCGAGATTGGCGGTGCGCGGTGAGAACGTCGAGGCCCAGACGCGCCCGACGAAGAAGGTGAGCCGCGTCCACGCCCCCGCGGGCGCGTAGGCCGGGTTCGTGTTGGCGAAGCCTCGCTCGCGGTGGTGCGGGGGCGCGCCGGGCACGGGCGCCCCGGCGCCGGCGCACGAGGTCAGGGCCAGCGCGAGTGCCGGGAACAGGAGCGCGGAGCGGCGGGCCACCAACCGCGCTACTTCGATCGCGCTTTCTGGTCCACCGCGGGCAGCTCGAGGATGAACGACGCGCCGCCCTCGGGCCGGTTGTGGACCTGGAGGGTACCCCCCAGCTCGGTGATGATCCCGTAGGACACCGAGAGTCCGAGCCCGCTGCCCTCGCCGGGCGGCTTGGTCGTGAAGAAGGGGTCGAAGATCCGCGGCATGACCTCCGAGGGAATGCCCGGGCCCGTGTCACGCACCTCGAGGCAGACGGTGACGCCGTTGGGCCACGTCCGGACGGTGAGCACCCGCGGCCCGGGGCGCTTCGCCATCGCGTAGTGCGCATTCTGGACGAGGTTCAGCAGCACCTGCTGGAGCTGGTTTTCGTCGCCCAGCACGAGGGGGCTCGCCCTGAACTCGGTCACCACGCGGATGCTGTCCTGCTGGAGCTGGTAGCCCTTCAGGTCGAGCACGCGCTTCGCCTGGTCGGGCAGCGAGCACGGCCGCCGCTCGGGCGTGTACTGGCGCGCGAACAGGAGCAGGTTCTGGACGATCTTCGCCGCGCGCGAGGCCTCCTCGGCGACGATCTTGAGGCGCTCGTTGAAGTGCGGCGTCACGTCCGGGTGCGTGAGCAGCAGGTGCACCTGGCCGAGGATCGTCGTCAGCGGGTTGTTGATCTCGTGGGCGACGCCGGAGGCGAGCTCGCCGACCGCCGACAGCTTCTCGGCGTGGATGAGCTGCGCGTGCGCGCGCTTGAGCTCGTCGAGCTGGCGCACCGTCTCCTCGAAGAGCCGCGCGTTGTCGAGCGCCAGGCCGATCTGGTAGGCCGTCGCCTTGACGAGCGAGATCTCGTGGACGTCGAACCGGTCGGGGGTCTGACGGCCGAGCGAGAGCGTGCCGAGGATCCGGCCGCGGCAGCGGATCGGGACGCAGACGAAGCCGCGGATCTGGTCGAGCCGGACCGCCGCCTTCGCCGGCGGGAACAGGTTAGGGGCCCGGAAGACGTTCTCGGACTGCGTGGACCGGCCCGTCTTGGCGACCCGGCCGATCAGCCCCTCGCCCACCGGCAGGCGCCGGTTGACCTCACGCAGCCGCGCCGACATTCCCCGCTCGCCCTCGAGCTCGAGCGTCTTGCCGTCGGACGAGAGCAGGTGCAGGCTCGCGATCTCGTGGCCGGTGACGTGCGTGAGGGCCTCGAGCGCCGTGCGCAGGACGTCGCGGACGTCGAGCGTGCGGCTGACCGTCTCGGCGACTGTGCGGAGGATCTCGAGGTGGGCGCTGACGTCCGAATGGTCGCGCGACCGCTGGCGGCCGTCGGCCGGGGGATCGGAGCGCGGGGCGCGCCGCTTCGCGCGCGGCGTCGGGCGGCTCATCGCCGGTATTCTAAACCGTTTTGGGCGGCCTAGGCGGGGGCGCGGGCGACCAGGTCGTAGACGCGCGCGAGGGCCGCGTCGAGTTTGTCGGGCTCGGGGCCGCCGCCCTGGGCGAGGTCGGGCCGGCCGCCGCCGCGGCCGCCGACCGCCGCGGCGACCTCCTGGACGAGCTTGCCGGCCTGGACGCGCTTGGTCAGGTCCTTCGTGACGGCGGCGACGAGGTTCACCTTGCCGTCGACGACGCTGGCGACGCACACGACGCCTGAGCCCAGGCGCTCGCGGAGCGTGTCGGCGACCGAGCGGAGACCTTCCGCGTCGAGCCCGTCCACGCGCGCAGCGATCACGGCGACGCCGTTGACCTGGCGCGCCGACGCGACGAGCTCCTCCGCCCGCGAGCGGGCCGCGCGCGCCTCGAGCGTCTCGAGCTGCTTCTCGAGGGCCTTCTGCTCCTCGAGGAGCTTCTGGAGGCGCCGCGGCACCTCGAGCGGCGCGATCTTGAGGATCTCGGCCGCCTCGCGGAGCGCCGCTTCCTTCTTCGCGACGGCCTCGAGGGCCGCCGGGCCGGCGACGGCCTCGATGCGCCGGACCCCCGAGGCCACGGCGCCCTCCATCTGGACCTTGAGGAGGCCAATCTCGCCCGTCTGGTCGAGGTGGGTGCCGCCGCAGAGCTCGGTCGAGAAGTCGCCGATCTTGATGACGCGCACGCGGTCACCGTACTTCTCGCCGAAGAGCGCCAGGGCGCCCAGCCGGAGCGCCTCGTCGAGGCTCATCTCCTGACGCGTGACGGGCGTGTTCGCCTGGACCTGCTCGTTCACCAGCTCCTCGATCTGCGCGAGCTCGCGGTCCTTCACCTGGCTTCCGTGCGAGAAGTCGAAGCGCAGGTGGTCGGGCGCCACGAGCGAGCCCGCCTGGGTCACGTGCGTGCCCAGCACCCTCCGCAGCGCCGCGTGGAGCAGGTGCGTCCCCGTGTGGTGCTGGCGCAGCCCCTGGCGCCGCGGCGTCTCGACGCTCACCGCGACGTCCTCGTTCTCGTGGAACCCGCCCTGGACGACGCGGACGCGGTGGACGATGAGCTTCGGGCCGCGGTAGTAAGTGTCGAGGATCCGCCCGCGCCCGGCGCGGCCCGCGAGCGTCCCCGTGTCACCCACCTGGCCGCCCGACTCGGCGTACGCCGGCGTGCGGTCGAGGATCATCTCGACCTCGGCGCCCTCGGCAGCCTCACGCACGCGCCGGACGCCGCCGTCGGCCGGGTCCACGATCGCGAGGATGCGCGCCGGCGCGGTGAGCGTGTCGTAGCCGACGAACTCCACGGGCGGGAGCTCGGCGCCGAGGCGCTGGTAGACCGCCCCCGCCTCGGTCTCCTGGCCCCCGAACGCGGCGCCCGCGCGCGCCCGCTCGCGCTGCGCCTCCATCTCGGCTTCGGCCGCGGCGCGCGTCTCGTCGGTCACGCGCCAGCCGGCGTCCTCGAAGACTTCCGCGGCGAGGTCCATCGGGAAGCCGTAAGTGTCGTAGAGGGTGAACAGGAAGCGGCCGTCCACCACCCGCGCGCCCGTGCCCGCGTGGGCGTCGAGCCAGTCGCGGATCTTCCCCATCCCCGTGTCGAGCGTTTCGGCGAAGCGCTCCTCCTCGTCGCGGACGGTCTCCTCGATGCGCCGGCGCTCGGTCCCGAGCTCGGGATAGGCGTCCCGCATGAGCTCGGCGACCCACTCCACCGTCCGCCAGAGGAATGGCTCGGTGAGGCCGAGCATGCGCCCGTGGCGCATCGCGCGGCGCATGATGCGCCGGAGGACGTAGCCGCGCCACTCGTTCGAGGGCATGACGCCGTCGGCGATGAGGAACGCGGTCGTCCGCGCGTGGTCGGCGATCACCTGCATGGAGATGTCGTCCTGCTCGCGTGCGCGGTAGGGCTTGCGGGCGAGGGCCGAGACGCGCTCGATCAGGGGCGCGAACAGGTCCGTGTCGTAGTCCGACCTCTTGCCCTGCAGGACCGCGGCGACGCGCTCGAGCCCCATGCCGGTGTCGATGGACGGCCGCGGCAGCGGCGTCATCGCGC
This genomic interval from Candidatus Methylomirabilota bacterium contains the following:
- a CDS encoding MBL fold metallo-hydrolase — translated: MARRSALLFPALALALTSCAGAGAPVPGAPPHHRERGFANTNPAYAPAGAWTRLTFFVGRVWASTFSPRTANLAVIASDLATIRGPAGADTVTWVGHATLLVQLDGVNVLTDPHWSARASPVGFAGPKRVTPPGLRFEDLPPIHVVIISHDHYDHLDDATVRRLAATHRPHFLVPLGIKAWLAQRGITDVEELDWWDGRTVRGLTFTCVPAQHFSGRGLFDRNRRLWSGFTVAGRSKRLYFAGDTAYYDGLKEIGARLGPFDLAAIPIGAYLPATIMKPSHTSPEEALRVLADVRGRRIVPIHWGTFDLAEEPIEEPPKRLEAEARRLGLDAERLWILKHGETRRW
- a CDS encoding ATP-binding protein, whose translation is MSRPTPRAKRRAPRSDPPADGRQRSRDHSDVSAHLEILRTVAETVSRTLDVRDVLRTALEALTHVTGHEIASLHLLSSDGKTLELEGERGMSARLREVNRRLPVGEGLIGRVAKTGRSTQSENVFRAPNLFPPAKAAVRLDQIRGFVCVPIRCRGRILGTLSLGRQTPDRFDVHEISLVKATAYQIGLALDNARLFEETVRQLDELKRAHAQLIHAEKLSAVGELASGVAHEINNPLTTILGQVHLLLTHPDVTPHFNERLKIVAEEASRAAKIVQNLLLFARQYTPERRPCSLPDQAKRVLDLKGYQLQQDSIRVVTEFRASPLVLGDENQLQQVLLNLVQNAHYAMAKRPGPRVLTVRTWPNGVTVCLEVRDTGPGIPSEVMPRIFDPFFTTKPPGEGSGLGLSVSYGIITELGGTLQVHNRPEGGASFILELPAVDQKARSK
- the alaS gene encoding alanine--tRNA ligase, with product MTGAELRAKFLRYFEAQGHTRVRSSSLVPGDDPTLLFTNSGMVQFKSVFLGEERRDYVRATSCQKCVRAGGKHNDLENVGRTARHHTFFEMLGNFSFGDYFKADAIKFAWEFLTRDLGLDPRRLKATVFTDDDEAHALWKKIAGLRDDDVLRLGEKDNFWAMGDTGPCGPCSEIHFHQGDHIPCPEAAAGRPCLGPACECDRWLEIWNLVFMQFDRDASGAMTPLPRPSIDTGMGLERVAAVLQGKRSDYDTDLFAPLIERVSALARKPYRAREQDDISMQVIADHARTTAFLIADGVMPSNEWRGYVLRRIMRRAMRHGRMLGLTEPFLWRTVEWVAELMRDAYPELGTERRRIEETVRDEEERFAETLDTGMGKIRDWLDAHAGTGARVVDGRFLFTLYDTYGFPMDLAAEVFEDAGWRVTDETRAAAEAEMEAQRERARAGAAFGGQETEAGAVYQRLGAELPPVEFVGYDTLTAPARILAIVDPADGGVRRVREAAEGAEVEMILDRTPAYAESGGQVGDTGTLAGRAGRGRILDTYYRGPKLIVHRVRVVQGGFHENEDVAVSVETPRRQGLRQHHTGTHLLHAALRRVLGTHVTQAGSLVAPDHLRFDFSHGSQVKDRELAQIEELVNEQVQANTPVTRQEMSLDEALRLGALALFGEKYGDRVRVIKIGDFSTELCGGTHLDQTGEIGLLKVQMEGAVASGVRRIEAVAGPAALEAVAKKEAALREAAEILKIAPLEVPRRLQKLLEEQKALEKQLETLEARAARSRAEELVASARQVNGVAVIAARVDGLDAEGLRSVADTLRERLGSGVVCVASVVDGKVNLVAAVTKDLTKRVQAGKLVQEVAAAVGGRGGGRPDLAQGGGPEPDKLDAALARVYDLVARAPA